In a single window of the Chondrocystis sp. NIES-4102 genome:
- a CDS encoding histidine kinase — translation MNEIDELKEELKQAQLAYQMAAQMSQFKAGFLARTSHELRSPLSSMIGLHQLILSDLCESPQEQKEFIEQAYQSALKLMKLIDEIVAVSKIEYGSNHLNLESLQLAEILAEIDRLTYLQAANRNLKLQIIPCDPTVSVFADRSRLIQLIFNLIDSGISLMNTGAITLSITQITASKVIITIDFDCPIACWQESQSIKSNFDSQTLPDNKITDPDPGVAQNLSQMRQLLQDVSLSAPMKLLLSQTLLETMGGNLELSDLSAENEQQPLTRMILTCPHP, via the coding sequence ATGAATGAAATTGATGAGCTTAAGGAAGAACTTAAACAGGCACAGCTTGCTTATCAAATGGCTGCTCAAATGAGTCAATTTAAGGCTGGCTTTTTAGCTCGAACTTCCCATGAATTGCGCTCGCCACTTAGTAGTATGATTGGACTGCATCAATTGATTTTATCTGATTTATGTGAAAGTCCCCAAGAGCAAAAAGAATTTATCGAGCAAGCTTATCAATCTGCATTAAAGTTAATGAAGTTGATTGATGAAATTGTTGCCGTTTCTAAAATAGAATATGGTAGCAATCATCTAAATTTAGAATCTCTACAACTTGCAGAAATCTTAGCTGAAATTGACCGTCTAACTTATCTTCAAGCTGCTAATCGTAATTTAAAATTGCAAATCATCCCCTGCGATCCTACAGTTTCTGTATTTGCCGATCGCTCTCGCCTGATTCAGTTGATTTTTAATTTAATTGATAGTGGTATTTCTTTAATGAATACAGGGGCGATAACCTTATCAATCACTCAAATAACTGCATCTAAGGTAATTATTACAATAGACTTTGATTGTCCCATCGCTTGCTGGCAAGAAAGTCAAAGTATAAAATCTAATTTTGATAGTCAGACATTACCAGACAATAAAATAACAGATCCTGATCCTGGGGTTGCTCAAAACTTGTCTCAAATGCGCCAACTTTTACAGGATGTTAGTTTATCTGCCCCTATGAAATTATTGCTATCTCAAACTTTGTTGGAAACCATGGGGGGTAATTTGGAATTATCGGATCTTAGTGCAGAAAATGAGCAACAACCACTAACCCGTATGATTTTAACCTGTCCTCACCCTTGA
- the glmM gene encoding phosphoglucosamine mutase has translation MKNIATTRFDNSQLPTTPLFGTDGIRGKAGDILTAPFALQLGYWAGKVLKTASNNYGPVIIGQDSRNSSDMLASAIAAGLNSAGLEVWHLGLCPTPCVAALTSSSEAIGGIMISASHNPPEDNGIKFFGEKGTKLADVLNQEIETHLRNNQNHDTDVLWGKHYYRPELVKQYVQLLKTSLPANFNFQGKRIVLDLAWGASVKVAPAIFQQLGAEVITLHESANGDRINVNCGSTHLGVLQQGVKELGADLGFAFDGDADRVMAIDSRGRIIDGDYILYLWGDLLRQKQQLPDNLIVATVMANLGFERAWQRLGGKMERTAVGDRYVQEAMWNTGAMLGGEQSGHILCHHHGVSGDGIQTALHLATLVSQSGVSLAELVDKSFQTYPQILRNVRVEDRERRSKWQECEPVQQAIALAERAMGDQGRILVRASGTEPLIRVMVEAADQQLTNYWTNKLVEVVESNLAA, from the coding sequence GTGAAAAATATAGCAACAACCAGATTCGATAACAGTCAACTACCGACAACCCCTTTATTTGGGACAGATGGCATTAGAGGTAAAGCAGGAGATATCTTAACTGCTCCTTTTGCCTTACAACTGGGTTATTGGGCGGGTAAAGTTTTAAAAACAGCAAGTAATAACTATGGGCCTGTTATCATAGGACAAGATTCGCGTAATTCCAGTGATATGCTAGCAAGTGCGATCGCAGCAGGTTTAAATTCTGCTGGTTTAGAAGTCTGGCATTTAGGTTTATGTCCCACTCCCTGTGTTGCAGCCTTAACTAGTAGCAGTGAAGCAATTGGCGGTATTATGATTTCTGCAAGTCATAATCCTCCTGAAGATAATGGGATTAAGTTTTTTGGTGAGAAAGGAACTAAACTTGCTGATGTTTTAAATCAAGAAATAGAAACTCATTTAAGAAATAACCAAAATCACGATACAGATGTGTTGTGGGGGAAACATTACTATCGTCCTGAACTAGTTAAGCAATATGTTCAACTGTTAAAAACCTCCCTACCTGCAAATTTCAATTTTCAAGGAAAACGAATAGTCTTAGATTTAGCCTGGGGTGCATCCGTTAAAGTCGCGCCTGCAATTTTCCAACAATTAGGAGCAGAAGTAATTACCCTGCATGAATCAGCTAATGGGGATCGCATTAATGTCAATTGCGGTTCAACTCATCTAGGAGTGCTACAACAAGGAGTTAAAGAGCTTGGGGCAGATTTAGGATTTGCCTTTGACGGAGATGCAGATCGAGTAATGGCAATCGATAGTCGAGGCAGAATTATCGATGGAGACTATATTCTCTATCTTTGGGGCGATTTACTAAGACAAAAACAACAGCTACCAGACAATTTAATAGTAGCTACAGTGATGGCAAATTTAGGTTTTGAAAGAGCCTGGCAACGTTTGGGTGGAAAAATGGAACGCACCGCAGTCGGCGATCGCTATGTTCAAGAAGCAATGTGGAACACAGGTGCAATGTTAGGAGGAGAACAATCTGGGCATATCCTCTGTCATCATCATGGGGTATCAGGGGACGGTATTCAAACCGCTTTACATCTAGCCACATTAGTATCCCAGTCGGGAGTTTCTTTAGCCGAATTAGTAGATAAAAGTTTTCAAACCTATCCCCAAATTTTGCGTAATGTGCGAGTAGAAGATCGAGAACGTCGTAGTAAATGGCAAGAATGCGAACCCGTCCAACAAGCGATCGCACTGGCAGAAAGAGCAATGGGGGATCAAGGTAGAATTTTAGTTCGGGCTTCAGGTACAGAACCTCTAATTCGGGTAATGGTAGAGGCTGCCGATCAGCAATTAACTAACTATTGGACAAATAAATTGGTAGAAGTTGTTGAATCTAATCTAGCTGCTTAA
- a CDS encoding TPR domain protein: MMKKILHTALITCSNLLVMTTVCYSQEAFPCPTVPDYNRIAEIEQAIKLNPNDPEAYFNRGIEYKEGMIYPSDEKAIADFNQAIKLDPSYVKAYFNRGLVYSELKDYEKAIGDFNQAIKLNPSHVKAYFKRGLIYSELKDYKKAIGDFNQAIKLDPSHVKAYFNRGLVYSELKDYEKAIADYIQAIKLNPNDLDVHFNLADAYSKLQDYP, from the coding sequence ATGATGAAGAAAATACTTCATACCGCTTTGATTACTTGCAGTAATTTATTAGTTATGACTACTGTTTGTTATAGTCAGGAAGCTTTCCCTTGCCCAACTGTTCCAGACTATAATCGGATCGCCGAAATTGAGCAAGCAATTAAACTCAATCCTAATGATCCAGAAGCTTATTTTAATCGTGGTATTGAATACAAAGAAGGAATGATTTATCCATCTGATGAAAAAGCAATCGCCGATTTTAATCAAGCAATTAAACTCGATCCTAGTTATGTAAAAGCTTACTTTAATCGTGGTCTTGTTTACAGTGAATTAAAAGATTATGAAAAAGCAATAGGCGATTTTAATCAAGCAATTAAACTTAATCCTAGTCATGTAAAAGCTTATTTTAAGCGTGGTCTTATTTACAGTGAATTAAAAGATTATAAAAAAGCAATAGGCGATTTTAATCAAGCAATTAAACTCGATCCTAGTCATGTAAAAGCTTACTTTAATCGTGGTCTTGTTTACAGTGAATTAAAAGATTATGAAAAAGCGATCGCCGATTATATTCAAGCAATTAAACTCAATCCTAATGATTTAGATGTTCACTTTAATCTAGCTGATGCTTACAGTAAATTACAAGATTATCCCTAA
- a CDS encoding SUA5/yciO/yrdC domain protein: protein MVKVSQAELIKGAIAGSAVSFPTDTVPALAIKPELGSAIFQLKQRPATKPLILMGATIDDLLPYLTYTASELAIWNQLIEQYLPGALTLVLPASPKVPAAIDPTNSSTVGIRIPAHALACQILQQTGVLATTSANISGQAALLTMTAINEAFADVLVLEDANLDEDATVGSGLPSTVVAWQNQQWKILRQGSVIIDS from the coding sequence ATGGTTAAAGTTTCCCAAGCAGAATTAATAAAAGGCGCGATCGCAGGCTCTGCGGTGAGTTTTCCTACCGATACTGTACCCGCTTTGGCTATCAAACCAGAATTAGGTTCAGCTATCTTTCAACTCAAACAACGTCCTGCAACTAAACCTTTAATCTTAATGGGCGCAACTATCGATGATTTGCTTCCCTATCTTACTTATACCGCCTCAGAATTAGCAATTTGGAATCAATTAATCGAGCAATACTTACCAGGTGCGCTCACTCTAGTTTTACCAGCTTCCCCTAAAGTCCCTGCTGCCATTGACCCCACTAACTCTTCAACCGTCGGCATCCGAATTCCTGCCCATGCTCTTGCTTGCCAAATATTACAGCAAACTGGGGTATTAGCTACTACTAGTGCCAATATTTCAGGACAGGCTGCACTACTGACCATGACGGCGATTAATGAGGCTTTTGCCGATGTTTTAGTCCTAGAAGATGCTAATTTAGACGAAGATGCTACAGTTGGTAGTGGGCTACCTTCGACAGTGGTAGCTTGGCAAAACCAACAGTGGAAGATTTTACGTCAAGGAAGTGTAATTATTGACTCGTAG
- a CDS encoding family 24 glycoside hydrolase encodes MQLNNKVSKFLYLGCLALILWQLAGYINRPSTLQGSWNFLTRLTRVWDRQASDSSANIEGVPSKDRTLPLVMEGGDPYIRALMRTITASEANVTRPYNVIYGGQYTEDLTAHPQVCVPIVTGPNIGKCSTAAGRYQMLDITWDQQARKYHPNPAGFWRWKSYSFEAQYQDAVVHDWLSDSNAWGTNIPQLLRQGEITEVLKLLSSTWTSLGYGIETNSMSRYLPEIYQNMLREELS; translated from the coding sequence ATGCAATTAAATAATAAAGTTAGTAAGTTTCTTTATCTCGGTTGTTTGGCTTTAATCTTATGGCAATTAGCAGGATATATTAATAGACCGTCAACTTTACAAGGATCTTGGAATTTCTTAACTAGGCTTACAAGGGTATGGGATAGACAAGCATCAGATTCATCTGCAAATATTGAGGGTGTGCCTAGTAAAGATAGAACTTTGCCGTTGGTAATGGAGGGTGGCGACCCCTATATTCGAGCTTTAATGCGAACTATTACTGCTAGCGAAGCCAATGTTACACGTCCCTATAATGTTATTTATGGGGGTCAATACACTGAAGATTTAACTGCTCATCCTCAAGTGTGTGTGCCAATTGTCACAGGGCCGAATATAGGTAAATGTAGTACTGCTGCTGGACGTTATCAAATGCTTGATATAACTTGGGATCAACAAGCTCGAAAATATCACCCCAACCCTGCGGGATTTTGGCGATGGAAAAGTTATAGTTTTGAAGCTCAATATCAGGATGCGGTGGTGCATGACTGGTTAAGTGATTCTAATGCTTGGGGAACAAATATTCCACAATTATTGCGTCAAGGAGAAATAACTGAAGTTTTGAAACTACTTTCTAGTACTTGGACAAGTTTGGGATACGGAATTGAAACTAATTCAATGAGTCGCTATTTGCCTGAAATTTATCAGAATATGTTGCGAGAAGAATTAAGCTAG
- a CDS encoding CP12 polypeptide has product MTDIHEQLQKERETARQVCSTDGATSDECAAAWDAVEELAAEASHQKQKAPKKSSLEIYCDNNPDALECRVYED; this is encoded by the coding sequence ATGACAGATATACATGAGCAGTTACAAAAAGAAAGAGAAACCGCAAGACAAGTTTGCAGTACAGATGGAGCAACCTCTGATGAATGTGCTGCTGCTTGGGATGCAGTAGAAGAATTAGCTGCTGAGGCATCACACCAAAAACAGAAAGCTCCTAAAAAAAGCTCTCTAGAAATATATTGTGATAATAATCCTGATGCTCTTGAGTGTCGAGTTTACGAAGACTAA
- a CDS encoding Tic22 family protein, with translation MIHINMIKSLIRWSATLGIAGTAFIGIAITENLTAQALPQEEVLKKLDPVPVFTIADEQGAPLVASGEDQAKVAGVFISQNDANQFVNELKTKNPELASKVKVVPVSLGEIYKLSASAKNQENALNFAYVPEPEAVDSAKTIGEANKQPYQGGVPLFVAKGGEDKGYLTIERDSQQVIPFFFDKQQLEEMVAKFKQQKPEIANSVNIEVVPLEGVIETLETSEDKMLEKIVLVPTTESIQFLQNVAPAPGSGTTPAPATTPGQ, from the coding sequence ATGATACATATTAACATGATCAAATCACTAATTCGTTGGAGTGCTACTTTAGGAATAGCAGGAACGGCTTTTATAGGTATAGCAATTACCGAAAACCTGACAGCCCAAGCTTTACCTCAAGAAGAAGTATTAAAAAAACTCGATCCTGTACCAGTTTTTACTATAGCTGATGAACAGGGTGCGCCTTTAGTAGCATCAGGAGAAGATCAAGCAAAAGTTGCAGGGGTTTTTATTAGCCAAAATGATGCCAATCAATTTGTTAATGAGTTAAAAACCAAAAATCCAGAATTGGCAAGTAAGGTTAAAGTTGTCCCTGTTTCCTTGGGCGAAATATATAAACTTTCTGCATCCGCAAAAAATCAAGAAAATGCTCTAAATTTTGCCTATGTACCTGAACCAGAAGCGGTAGACTCTGCTAAAACTATTGGTGAGGCGAATAAGCAACCATATCAGGGTGGAGTTCCTCTATTTGTTGCCAAAGGAGGAGAAGATAAAGGATATTTAACCATTGAAAGAGATTCCCAACAAGTCATTCCTTTCTTTTTTGATAAGCAACAGTTAGAAGAAATGGTGGCTAAATTTAAGCAACAAAAGCCTGAAATAGCTAATAGCGTCAATATTGAAGTTGTACCATTAGAGGGTGTAATTGAAACTCTAGAAACTAGCGAAGATAAAATGCTAGAAAAAATTGTTTTAGTACCTACAACCGAATCAATTCAATTCTTACAAAATGTCGCCCCAGCACCAGGTAGTGGCACAACTCCTGCACCTGCAACAACCCCAGGACAGTAA
- a CDS encoding transposase — MIYNYQYRLKPTTEHKLVLNDWLRICQYWYNRQLGERFDWWEQNRSYIDRCLLVCHLPELKDKPEFYGQKKQLPVIKQDLVIVGWSGELLDFNSVPSQTLQEVCKRVKLAFERFIAGDSKGKRSGKPRYKNTARFRSIVFDSFKLHSCSVGGKWLYLSLPKIGIINVRHHRPLPNGAVLKQAQIIKKSDGWYINLRLQDDSVPDFKSNITPSWNNSLGMDAVLHEDDYLATSEGVKLPSLKSFRSSRDKLAKVSKRKSTKKKGSKSRRKLAKREAKLHSSIARARKDHAYNTAHALLKTGKKVFFHEKLNLVGLSRRNKAKTDTNGKFLPNGQSAKSGLNKSWADAAFGQFFNILKFKAEKAGALVIPVNPQYTSMLLPYKDEFVFTDCGIREYWDEELNLLIDRDVSASINVKRVGLDLFPTIKRCKGNPVVIASTTNSTLKEVLSTLRGLEKPALYSKS, encoded by the coding sequence TTGATTTACAATTATCAGTACCGACTAAAGCCCACTACAGAACACAAGCTAGTACTCAATGACTGGCTTCGGATTTGTCAGTATTGGTATAATCGACAGCTTGGCGAGCGGTTTGACTGGTGGGAACAAAATCGTAGCTACATTGATAGATGTCTTTTGGTATGTCATTTGCCTGAACTCAAGGACAAACCTGAGTTTTACGGACAGAAAAAGCAGTTACCCGTAATCAAACAAGATTTGGTTATTGTAGGCTGGAGTGGTGAATTGCTAGATTTTAACTCTGTGCCATCTCAAACACTACAAGAGGTGTGCAAAAGAGTCAAACTAGCTTTTGAGCGGTTCATTGCTGGTGATTCAAAAGGAAAGCGTAGTGGAAAACCAAGATATAAAAACACTGCTCGTTTTAGGTCAATAGTGTTTGACTCCTTCAAACTACATTCTTGTTCTGTTGGAGGCAAATGGCTTTATTTATCATTACCTAAAATTGGCATAATCAATGTGCGCCATCATCGTCCACTGCCTAATGGTGCAGTATTAAAGCAAGCACAGATAATCAAAAAAAGTGACGGATGGTATATTAATCTACGGCTTCAAGATGATTCTGTACCTGACTTCAAATCAAATATTACTCCCAGTTGGAATAATTCCTTGGGGATGGATGCAGTACTGCATGAAGATGATTATCTGGCTACCAGCGAAGGTGTTAAATTGCCTAGCCTTAAGTCTTTTCGCTCCTCACGAGACAAGCTAGCCAAGGTATCAAAACGCAAATCTACCAAAAAGAAAGGTAGTAAATCAAGACGAAAACTAGCAAAACGGGAAGCAAAACTTCACTCCTCAATAGCTAGAGCTAGAAAAGATCACGCTTACAATACTGCCCACGCGCTACTGAAAACGGGCAAAAAAGTTTTCTTTCATGAAAAGCTCAATCTTGTTGGGTTGAGTCGAAGGAATAAAGCAAAAACTGATACTAATGGTAAATTTTTACCTAATGGGCAGTCGGCGAAATCGGGATTAAATAAGTCTTGGGCTGATGCTGCTTTTGGTCAGTTTTTCAACATACTGAAGTTCAAAGCTGAAAAAGCTGGGGCTTTGGTAATACCTGTAAATCCACAATACACCTCAATGTTGTTGCCGTACAAAGATGAGTTTGTCTTTACTGATTGCGGTATTCGGGAGTATTGGGATGAAGAATTAAACCTTTTGATTGATAGAGACGTTTCAGCCTCTATCAATGTCAAGAGAGTGGGGCTGGACTTGTTCCCCACTATAAAACGCTGTAAAGGGAATCCAGTAGTGATTGCATCTACTACTAATAGTACCTTAAAGGAAGTTCTCTCTACCCTCCGAGGTTTGGAGAAGCCAGCGTTATACTCGAAGAGTTAA
- a CDS encoding transposase IS200-like protein — MRNDFVSSARSVSDLKAHLVLTTKYRKKVLTGEMISRLRDVITELCEKWDCKVIEFNGEDNHIHLLFQYYPQMELPKFIGNIKSVTSRRLRQEFPEEINKIYWKKVFWNESYFIASCGGVTISVLKNYIENQNTPS; from the coding sequence ATGAGGAATGATTTTGTTTCTAGTGCCAGGTCTGTATCTGATTTAAAAGCTCATTTAGTTTTGACAACCAAGTATAGAAAAAAGGTTTTAACTGGCGAAATGATTAGCAGATTGAGAGACGTGATAACTGAATTGTGTGAAAAATGGGATTGCAAAGTGATTGAGTTCAATGGAGAAGACAATCATATACATTTGTTATTTCAGTACTACCCACAAATGGAACTACCCAAATTCATAGGCAATATTAAATCAGTTACCAGCAGGAGATTGAGACAAGAATTTCCAGAAGAAATAAACAAAATTTATTGGAAAAAAGTATTTTGGAATGAGTCTTACTTTATAGCTTCTTGTGGTGGAGTTACAATATCTGTATTAAAAAATTATATCGAGAATCAAAATACGCCAAGCTAG
- a CDS encoding protein-(glutamine-N5) methyltransferase, release factor-specific → MNISGKELYHWQQQAKGRAIADCIDPHEVDWLLQTVTNLSSLSLRLGSWQHQSEIECRKSLLELNQLWQQRLQERIPVQYLVETVFWRRFQLKVTPAVLIPRPETELIIDLAQTAREQNNLSLEAKQNWVDLGTGSGAIALGLAASFPQATIHAVDVSCEALNIAQENAINCKLSENIRFYQGSWWQPLKHLQAQVTGMVSNPPYIPTAVIEQLQPEVVKHEPHLALDGGKDGLDAIRYLVQTAPQYLIKRGIWLIEIMQGQAPAVVNLLQQQGEYEDIQVFQDLSGIERFILAFKK, encoded by the coding sequence TTGAATATATCTGGGAAAGAACTCTATCATTGGCAACAACAGGCTAAAGGGCGAGCGATCGCGGATTGTATCGATCCCCATGAGGTAGACTGGTTACTTCAAACAGTGACCAATTTAAGCAGTCTCTCTTTACGTTTAGGCTCTTGGCAGCATCAATCAGAAATAGAATGTCGTAAATCTTTACTAGAGTTAAATCAGCTTTGGCAACAGCGTCTTCAAGAACGTATACCAGTACAATATCTGGTAGAAACGGTTTTTTGGAGGCGTTTTCAATTAAAAGTAACCCCTGCTGTCCTAATTCCTCGTCCCGAAACTGAATTGATTATTGATCTAGCTCAAACCGCTAGGGAGCAAAATAACCTATCATTAGAGGCAAAACAAAACTGGGTAGACTTAGGCACAGGAAGTGGCGCGATCGCCCTTGGATTAGCTGCTAGTTTTCCACAAGCTACAATTCATGCAGTTGATGTAAGTTGCGAGGCGTTAAATATTGCCCAAGAAAATGCCATAAACTGTAAACTCAGCGAAAATATCCGTTTCTATCAAGGTAGTTGGTGGCAACCCTTAAAACATTTACAAGCTCAGGTTACGGGTATGGTTTCTAATCCCCCTTATATCCCCACCGCAGTCATAGAACAGTTACAACCAGAAGTAGTTAAGCATGAACCACATTTAGCTCTCGATGGTGGTAAGGATGGTTTAGATGCTATTCGTTATTTAGTTCAAACTGCACCTCAATATCTAATTAAAAGAGGTATCTGGTTAATTGAAATAATGCAAGGTCAAGCCCCAGCAGTAGTAAATCTTCTACAACAACAGGGAGAATATGAGGATATACAGGTATTTCAGGATCTTAGTGGTATTGAACGTTTTATCTTAGCATTTAAAAAATAA
- a CDS encoding transposase, translating into MIYNYQYRLKPTTEHKLVLNDWLRICQYWYNRQLGERFDWWEQNRSYIDRCLLVCHLPELKDKPEFYGQKKQLPVIKQDLVIVGWSGELLDFNSVPSQTLQEVCKRVKLAFERFIAGDSKGKRSGKPRYKNTARFRSIVFDSFKLHSCSVGGKWLYLSLPKIGIINVRHHRPLPNGAVLKQAQIIKKSDGWYINLRLQDDSVPDFKSNITPSWNNSLGMDAVLHEDDYLATSEGVKLPSLKSFRSSRDKLAKVSKRKSTKKKGSKSRRKLAKREAKLHSSIARARKDHAYNTAHALLKTGKKVFFHEKLNLVGLSRRNKAKTDTNGKFLPNGQSAKSGLNKSWADAAFGQFFNILKFKAEKAGALVIPVNPQYTSMLLPYKDEFVFTDCGIREYWDEELNLLIDRDVSASINVKRVGLDLFPTIKRCKGNPVVIASTTNSTLKEVLSTLRGLEKPALYSKS; encoded by the coding sequence TTGATTTACAATTATCAGTACCGACTAAAGCCCACTACAGAACACAAGCTAGTACTCAATGACTGGCTTCGGATTTGTCAGTATTGGTATAATCGACAGCTTGGCGAGCGGTTTGACTGGTGGGAACAAAATCGTAGCTACATTGATAGATGTCTTTTGGTATGTCATTTGCCTGAACTCAAGGACAAACCTGAGTTTTACGGACAGAAAAAGCAGTTACCCGTAATCAAACAAGATTTGGTTATTGTAGGCTGGAGTGGTGAATTGCTAGATTTTAACTCTGTGCCATCTCAAACACTACAAGAGGTGTGCAAAAGAGTCAAACTAGCTTTTGAGCGGTTCATTGCTGGTGATTCAAAAGGAAAGCGTAGTGGAAAACCAAGATATAAAAACACTGCTCGTTTTAGGTCAATAGTGTTTGACTCCTTCAAACTACATTCTTGTTCTGTTGGAGGCAAATGGCTTTATTTATCATTACCTAAAATTGGCATAATCAATGTGCGCCATCATCGTCCACTGCCTAATGGTGCAGTATTAAAGCAAGCACAGATAATCAAAAAAAGTGACGGATGGTATATTAATCTACGGCTTCAAGATGATTCTGTACCTGACTTCAAATCAAATATTACTCCCAGTTGGAATAATTCCTTGGGGATGGATGCAGTACTGCATGAAGATGATTATCTGGCTACCAGCGAAGGTGTTAAATTGCCTAGCCTTAAGTCTTTTCGCTCCTCACGAGACAAGCTAGCCAAGGTATCAAAACGCAAATCTACCAAAAAGAAAGGTAGTAAATCAAGACGAAAACTAGCAAAACGGGAAGCAAAACTTCACTCCTCAATAGCTAGAGCTAGAAAAGATCACGCTTACAATACTGCCCACGCGCTACTGAAAACGGGCAAAAAAGTTTTCTTTCATGAAAAGCTCAATCTTGTTGGGTTGAGTCGAAGGAATAAAGCAAAAACTGATACTAATGGTAAATTTTTACCTAATGGGCAGTCGGCGAAATCAGGATTAAATAAGTCTTGGGCTGATGCTGCTTTTGGTCAGTTTTTCAACATACTGAAGTTCAAAGCTGAAAAAGCTGGGGCTTTGGTAATACCTGTAAATCCACAATACACCTCAATGTTGTTGCCGTACAAAGATGAGTTTGTCTTTACTGATTGCGGTATTCGGGAGTATTGGGATGAAGAATTAAACCTTTTGATTGATAGAGACGTTTCAGCCTCTATCAATGTCAAGAGAGTGGGGCTGGACTTGTTCCCCACTATAAAACGCTGTAAAGGGAATCCAGTAGTGATTGCATCTACTACTAATAGTACCTTAAAGGAAGTTCTCTCTACCCTCCGAGGTTTGGAGAAGCCAGCGTTATACTCGAAGAGTTAA
- the moeB gene encoding molybdopterin biosynthesis protein MoeB: protein MLNPNLEAIELTKEEYQRYSRHIILPEVGLEGQKRLKAASVLCIGSGGLGSPLLLYLAASGIGRIGLVDFDIVDSSNLQRQIIHSESWVGKPKIQSAKDRILGINPNCQVDLYETAITSANALDILAPYDVVIDGTDNFPTRYLTNDACVLLDKPNVYGSIFRFEGQVTVFNYQGGPNYRDLYPEPPPPGMVPSCAEGGVLGVLCGIIGTIQATEAIKIILGAENTLSGRLLLYNAWDMKFRELKLRPNPERPVIEKLIDYQEFCGIPQAAAAAAEASSAIADMTVQELKQLLDSGQDDFVLLDVRNPNEYEIAKIEGSVLIPLSELEDGSSIEKVRELANGHRLIAHCKLGGRSAKALGILKEAGIEGTNVKGGITAWSQEIDPSIPQY, encoded by the coding sequence ATGCTTAATCCAAATTTGGAAGCAATCGAACTCACCAAAGAAGAATATCAAAGGTACTCACGCCATATCATCTTGCCAGAGGTAGGATTAGAAGGGCAAAAACGCCTCAAGGCAGCTAGCGTTCTTTGTATCGGTAGTGGTGGTCTTGGTTCTCCCCTACTGTTATACTTAGCAGCTTCAGGTATCGGCAGAATAGGTTTAGTGGACTTTGATATTGTCGATAGTTCTAATTTACAACGTCAAATCATACATAGTGAATCCTGGGTAGGTAAACCAAAGATTCAATCAGCTAAAGATAGAATTTTGGGCATTAATCCCAATTGCCAGGTAGATTTATACGAAACTGCCATAACTTCAGCCAATGCCTTGGATATCTTAGCCCCCTATGATGTAGTCATTGACGGTACAGATAACTTTCCAACTCGCTATTTAACCAATGACGCTTGTGTGTTATTAGACAAGCCCAACGTATACGGTTCTATCTTCCGTTTTGAAGGACAAGTAACCGTCTTTAACTATCAAGGTGGGCCAAATTACCGCGATTTATATCCCGAACCACCACCACCAGGGATGGTTCCTTCCTGCGCCGAAGGGGGAGTACTCGGAGTTTTATGCGGAATTATCGGCACAATACAGGCAACAGAAGCAATAAAAATCATATTGGGGGCAGAAAATACCCTCAGTGGTAGATTGCTACTATATAACGCTTGGGATATGAAATTCCGTGAATTAAAGCTGCGACCTAACCCCGAACGCCCAGTAATTGAGAAACTGATTGATTATCAAGAATTCTGCGGTATTCCACAAGCAGCAGCAGCAGCAGCAGAGGCTAGTAGTGCAATTGCTGACATGACAGTCCAAGAGTTAAAACAACTCCTAGATAGTGGTCAGGATGATTTTGTACTATTAGATGTTCGTAACCCCAATGAATACGAAATTGCCAAAATTGAAGGTTCAGTATTGATTCCTTTGTCAGAATTAGAAGACGGTAGCAGTATTGAGAAGGTTAGAGAATTAGCCAATGGTCATCGTTTAATTGCTCATTGCAAATTAGGCGGGCGATCGGCAAAAGCTTTAGGTATTCTTAAAGAAGCAGGAATTGAAGGTACAAATGTTAAAGGTGGTATTACTGCTTGGAGTCAGGAGATAGATCCTAGTATTCCTCAATATTAG